CGCAACCTGCGCACGTTCGAGACATCGATTGAAACGACGATCGGCATGCTGGACATGGTTCCCGAAGATCGTATAGTAGTGACCGAATCGGGCATTCTGAGCCGTGTCGATGTCGACCGTCTGCGGGACATGGACGTGCAGACATTCCTGGTCGGCGAGGCATTCATGCGCGCGGACGACCCCGGTACCGAACTGGCGCGAATGTTCTTCTGACGCTGTTGCACGGAGTTTATTTTGAGTATTGAACGCGAGATCAAACTGGCGCTGCCTACGTCCGAACACGGCGAAATAGCGAAGGACCTGACGCAGCGCACCGGTCAGGAAGGCCGCAAGATCCAACTGACAAACGTGTACTTCGATACCCCTGACCGTGCCCTCGCGAACGCGAAAAGTGCGGTGCGACTGCGCGGCACGCCGGATCAGTGGCTGCAAACGTACAAGACGGCGGGGGAATCGCAGGAGGGTTTGCATAACCGGCACGAGTGGGAACTACCGGTTGCCGGTGAGGCGCTGGAAATCCCCGCCCTGCTTGAAATCTGCGACGACGAGGACGCAGCCAACGCACTCAGCGACGCCGCGCCCGAATTGGTCGCGCTGTTCCGCACCGACTTCTCTCGCGTGATCTGGGACGTCGAGATTGACGGTGCGAAGATCGAAGCCGCGCTGGATCTCGGCGAAGTGGTGGCTGACGTGGACGGCAAGCGCCTGACCACGCCGATCAGCGAACTCGAACTCGAGCTGAAATCCGGCAACGAGGAAGCACTGAACACCCTTGCCGCGCAAATGCGGGGAGCGTTTCTATATCTCCAGCCCGAGGACGCTAGCAAAGCACGCCGGGGCTACGATCTGTGCGAGCCC
This window of the Caballeronia sp. SBC1 genome carries:
- a CDS encoding CYTH domain-containing protein, which produces MSIEREIKLALPTSEHGEIAKDLTQRTGQEGRKIQLTNVYFDTPDRALANAKSAVRLRGTPDQWLQTYKTAGESQEGLHNRHEWELPVAGEALEIPALLEICDDEDAANALSDAAPELVALFRTDFSRVIWDVEIDGAKIEAALDLGEVVADVDGKRLTTPISELELELKSGNEEALNTLAAQMRGAFLYLQPEDASKARRGYDLCEPKVAGSNGGVK